The following are encoded in a window of Candidatus Zixiibacteriota bacterium genomic DNA:
- a CDS encoding choice-of-anchor J domain-containing protein, whose translation MRRILLSMAILALFACSAMAASDDDGYAGLTPQRMQQAEQALDNLKSDYDGIRTYHTGPMVTRLYGVQFGFGYSAEETADQFRLNHARLFGVESGHLVPGNLMPNRQLTQPVMYNSETGQYKFTLVYYHQEVEGIPVYQAELRLLMRNDYDNPLVLAVSSLCDLGDFAPDKSYLGGYSTVAEQAARSSEPDLTDFTEQELVIWAGVNSQRENPRMAVVFEGTSDFPQEFRFVVDPQTGEILYKEDRIIFEDVVGNVSGMASQGLASENCEAEALEEMPFARVNIGGTVSYADSLGDFVIPNGGTADVTVGSEMRGEWFRVYNYVGAVENLSQVVTPPGPADFIHNAANSNVLVRAQVNAYIESNVVRSMAVAQNPSYPNLMVNEFPVTVNRTDGYCPGNAWYSPSEQSINFCQAGGSYPNTAWSAVVHHEYGHHLVNMAGSGQGQYGEGMGDCIYVVIEDSHLMGLGFFGPCTTPLRNADNSHQYPCSGAIHDCGQLLSGCVWDTRNALAQTTQGPGEYLPILQNLTINSILLHTGDQITPQITIDWLTLDDNDGNINNGTPHYWEIAAGFGLHNMDAPELAPLSFSYPLGTPDLLTPGAPTTFTVVISGIEGEAPVPGTGQLHYRIEGGSLNSVYMTEISDNNYIATLPPVDCLEEVQYYVSAEAEGIGVIYDPNPSTPRKAFAATDEVVLFEDNFDTDQGWTSSGGLWARGTPTGNGGQYGQPDPSSGHSGSTVFGYNLNGDYENNMPERHLTSPPMDCSELAKVQLNFWRWLGVEQPQYDHAYVRVSNNGSTWTTVWENTATMNAGSWVEQTFDISSVADGESTVYVRFTMGSTDVGWQWCGWNIDDVVVTGYECNPNGPSITTVILPEWTEGIPFSHVLEASGGTEPYVWTDMNSDLVGTGLNLSAGGLLSGTPVSPGVFSFTVQVVDDSAYADAVLLSLRINGTVDITTTSLPDRTAGTAYSQQLEASGGTGSVVWADLNDDLNGSGLTLSPTGLVSGTPAAQTISFTAVAADIVGSSDNSAFSFTINPELVITTASLPNANLDEPYSAQLAASGGTGPRYWIDMNNDLAGTGLNLGSDGDLTGTPNASGVVSFTARVIDGGGGADEQLYSFEVIHALSITTTEVPDWTQDHPFSLTFATDGGYGEQTWSDKNSDLVGTGLSVASDGVLSGTPAVSGAVSFVAQVVDSLFTVEQQFDFTLNPAVTIITETLGGGAVGEMYQADIISSGGTGQRTVSDKNGDLAGTGLFLVPLGIVQGTPNAGGTISFTAKATDALGASFERLFNIEVTQGVTITTTDLPEWTVNSAYSQQLELAGGSGTAVWSDKNSDLVGTGLSLGSDGLLSGTPLSAGGIMFTALVIDDSGQDEQQLSLTINPAIDVVTASLPDWTAGIAYSQQFVATGGTGQRSFSDNAGDLLGTGLSVSPTGLIDGTPAAAGVISFTLSVTDEAGAETLQPFAFTINDVVSITTGSLPNGMEGVPYSVQLEASDGTGSRTWSEGDAGLSGTGLSLSSGGLLSGTVASVQTINFTAAVVDAVGSSDEQPFTFAITAGWICGDVDGNGSPVIDIADLVYLVDYMFNDGPEPPVIAAADFDGSGGIDISDLVFLVDYMFTGGPPPTCL comes from the coding sequence ATGAGACGGATTCTGCTATCCATGGCGATTCTCGCGCTGTTCGCATGCTCGGCAATGGCCGCTTCTGATGACGACGGCTACGCCGGGCTGACGCCCCAGCGAATGCAACAGGCTGAGCAGGCCCTTGACAATCTCAAATCTGATTACGATGGTATCAGAACATATCATACAGGCCCCATGGTAACCCGACTCTATGGCGTACAGTTCGGCTTTGGCTATTCGGCAGAGGAGACGGCCGATCAATTCCGGTTAAACCATGCCAGACTGTTCGGCGTCGAGAGTGGACATCTGGTCCCGGGCAATCTGATGCCGAATCGACAACTCACTCAGCCGGTGATGTACAACAGCGAAACCGGTCAGTACAAGTTCACCCTCGTCTATTATCATCAGGAGGTGGAGGGGATACCGGTTTATCAAGCAGAGTTGCGTCTTTTGATGCGCAACGATTATGACAATCCGTTGGTGCTGGCTGTTTCCAGCCTTTGCGACCTGGGCGATTTTGCGCCCGACAAGAGCTATCTCGGCGGCTACTCAACAGTGGCCGAACAGGCCGCGCGAAGCTCGGAACCAGACCTGACCGATTTCACTGAACAGGAATTAGTGATCTGGGCCGGCGTCAACTCACAGCGTGAGAATCCACGCATGGCTGTTGTTTTTGAAGGCACATCCGATTTTCCTCAGGAGTTCCGCTTTGTCGTCGACCCGCAAACCGGCGAAATCCTGTACAAAGAGGACCGCATCATATTTGAAGATGTGGTCGGCAATGTCTCAGGCATGGCCTCGCAGGGTCTGGCCTCGGAAAACTGTGAGGCCGAGGCTCTTGAGGAGATGCCATTTGCACGAGTCAATATCGGTGGCACCGTGTCCTATGCCGATTCGCTGGGTGATTTTGTCATTCCCAACGGCGGAACGGCCGATGTGACGGTTGGCTCGGAGATGCGCGGTGAGTGGTTTCGCGTATACAACTACGTGGGAGCAGTAGAGAACCTGAGCCAGGTAGTAACCCCGCCCGGCCCGGCCGATTTTATTCATAACGCGGCCAACTCCAATGTTCTGGTACGAGCTCAGGTGAATGCATATATCGAATCCAACGTCGTGCGCTCGATGGCCGTGGCTCAGAACCCGAGTTATCCCAATCTGATGGTCAACGAGTTTCCGGTCACGGTCAACCGCACCGATGGATACTGTCCCGGCAACGCCTGGTACAGCCCCTCCGAACAATCGATCAACTTCTGTCAGGCCGGTGGGTCCTATCCGAACACAGCGTGGAGCGCAGTAGTTCATCACGAATACGGCCACCATCTGGTCAACATGGCCGGCAGTGGCCAGGGTCAATACGGTGAAGGCATGGGCGATTGTATCTATGTCGTTATCGAAGATTCACACCTGATGGGCCTCGGGTTCTTCGGACCCTGCACCACACCTTTACGCAACGCCGACAACAGCCATCAATATCCCTGTTCCGGGGCTATCCACGACTGTGGACAGTTGCTCTCCGGATGTGTCTGGGATACTCGCAACGCCCTGGCTCAGACCACGCAGGGACCGGGAGAGTATTTACCTATTCTTCAAAATCTGACTATCAACAGCATTCTCCTGCATACCGGCGACCAGATCACTCCGCAGATCACAATCGACTGGCTGACCCTGGATGACAATGACGGCAATATCAACAACGGCACCCCGCATTACTGGGAGATCGCCGCCGGATTCGGACTGCATAACATGGATGCTCCCGAACTGGCGCCGCTGTCGTTCTCTTATCCGCTCGGTACCCCCGATCTGTTGACGCCAGGTGCTCCGACCACATTTACAGTGGTTATCTCGGGTATTGAAGGCGAGGCTCCGGTACCCGGCACCGGCCAGTTGCATTACCGTATCGAGGGCGGCAGCCTGAACAGTGTCTACATGACCGAGATTAGCGACAACAATTATATAGCCACTCTGCCGCCGGTCGACTGTCTGGAGGAAGTCCAATACTACGTCAGCGCCGAAGCGGAAGGCATCGGGGTCATCTACGATCCCAACCCGTCCACCCCCAGGAAGGCGTTTGCGGCCACCGATGAAGTCGTTTTGTTCGAGGACAACTTCGACACCGATCAGGGTTGGACGTCGTCGGGCGGCTTGTGGGCGCGCGGCACACCGACCGGCAACGGAGGGCAGTACGGCCAGCCCGATCCCTCAAGTGGGCACTCCGGCAGCACCGTTTTTGGATACAACTTGAACGGCGATTACGAAAACAACATGCCCGAACGTCACCTGACCTCGCCACCCATGGACTGCTCGGAGTTGGCCAAGGTGCAACTGAACTTCTGGCGCTGGCTCGGCGTGGAGCAGCCGCAATACGATCATGCCTATGTGCGGGTCAGCAACAATGGCAGCACGTGGACGACCGTTTGGGAGAACACAGCAACTATGAACGCCGGCAGTTGGGTCGAGCAGACGTTCGATATCTCGTCCGTGGCCGATGGTGAATCTACCGTTTATGTCCGTTTCACAATGGGCTCTACGGATGTTGGCTGGCAATGGTGCGGCTGGAATATCGACGATGTCGTGGTCACCGGTTACGAGTGCAATCCGAATGGTCCCAGTATCACAACAGTTATCCTGCCGGAATGGACCGAAGGTATCCCGTTTTCGCACGTCCTGGAAGCCAGCGGTGGTACCGAGCCGTATGTTTGGACCGACATGAACTCCGACTTGGTGGGAACCGGCCTTAACCTGTCGGCAGGCGGCCTGCTTTCCGGTACACCTGTCAGTCCGGGTGTGTTCAGTTTTACCGTTCAAGTAGTAGACGATTCTGCCTACGCCGATGCCGTCCTGCTGTCACTGCGAATCAACGGCACCGTTGATATTACCACAACTTCATTGCCGGACAGAACAGCGGGCACTGCTTACTCGCAACAATTGGAAGCGAGTGGTGGTACCGGATCGGTGGTCTGGGCCGACTTGAACGATGACCTCAATGGCTCCGGCCTGACCTTGTCGCCTACCGGACTGGTATCCGGAACACCGGCGGCTCAAACGATCAGTTTCACGGCGGTGGCCGCGGACATTGTTGGATCGTCCGATAACTCCGCCTTCAGTTTCACAATTAATCCGGAATTGGTTATCACCACAGCGTCACTGCCCAACGCAAATCTCGATGAACCGTATTCGGCACAACTGGCCGCTTCCGGTGGGACCGGGCCGAGGTACTGGATTGACATGAACAATGATCTTGCCGGCACCGGGCTCAATCTGGGCTCCGATGGTGATCTTACCGGCACGCCCAATGCGTCGGGAGTTGTAAGTTTCACGGCCAGGGTCATCGATGGCGGCGGCGGTGCCGATGAGCAACTGTACTCTTTTGAGGTCATCCACGCCCTGTCGATTACAACTACTGAAGTCCCGGATTGGACTCAGGATCATCCTTTCAGCCTGACCTTCGCTACCGACGGCGGCTATGGCGAACAAACCTGGAGCGACAAGAACTCAGACCTGGTCGGCACCGGGCTTTCGGTGGCATCCGATGGTGTTCTCAGTGGGACGCCTGCGGTGTCCGGCGCGGTCAGTTTCGTAGCTCAGGTTGTGGACTCGTTGTTTACCGTTGAACAGCAGTTCGACTTCACTCTCAACCCGGCTGTGACGATCATTACCGAAACTCTGGGCGGAGGTGCAGTGGGTGAGATGTACCAGGCCGACATTATTTCGTCCGGCGGCACCGGCCAAAGAACGGTGTCCGACAAGAACGGTGATCTGGCCGGCACCGGACTATTCTTGGTACCGCTCGGTATCGTACAGGGCACGCCGAATGCCGGTGGCACAATCAGCTTCACGGCCAAGGCCACTGATGCTCTTGGCGCCAGTTTCGAACGTCTGTTCAATATAGAGGTCACCCAGGGCGTCACTATCACCACCACTGACCTGCCTGAGTGGACGGTAAACTCTGCCTACAGTCAACAGTTGGAGTTGGCCGGTGGTAGCGGCACGGCCGTATGGAGCGACAAGAATTCAGACCTCGTCGGCACTGGTTTGAGTTTAGGTAGCGACGGTTTACTCAGTGGTACGCCACTCTCGGCGGGTGGGATAATGTTCACCGCTCTGGTCATCGATGACAGCGGGCAGGATGAACAACAACTGAGCCTCACTATCAATCCGGCTATCGATGTCGTCACTGCCTCGCTGCCTGATTGGACGGCCGGCATCGCTTACTCGCAGCAGTTCGTGGCCACCGGCGGAACGGGGCAGAGGTCCTTCAGCGACAACGCAGGCGACCTGCTAGGCACCGGGCTTAGCGTCTCACCGACCGGACTGATCGATGGAACACCGGCCGCAGCCGGAGTCATCAGTTTCACTCTCAGCGTAACCGATGAAGCCGGCGCTGAAACATTGCAGCCCTTTGCCTTCACCATTAACGATGTCGTCTCTATCACCACCGGTTCACTGCCCAACGGTATGGAAGGTGTGCCCTATTCCGTCCAGCTTGAAGCGTCCGACGGTACCGGCAGCAGAACCTGGTCGGAGGGTGATGCCGGGCTCAGCGGCACCGGCTTGAGCCTGTCGTCCGGCGGACTCCTTTCGGGCACGGTGGCATCGGTCCAGACGATCAACTTTACGGCGGCGGTCGTCGATGCCGTCGGTAGCTCCGATGAGCAACCGTTTACTTTTGCGATCACGGCGGGCTGGATTTGTGGTGACGTCGACGGCAACGGCAGTCCGGTCATTGACATTGCCGACCTCGTCTACCTGGTTGACTACATGTTCAACGATGGACCTGAGCCGCCGGTAATCGCGGCGGCCGACTTTGACGGATCGGGTGGGATAGATATTTCCGATCTGGTGTTCTTGGTCGACTACATGTTTACCGGAGGGCCACCGCCGACCTGTCTGTAA
- a CDS encoding dockerin type I repeat-containing protein — protein sequence MLRAKLLIILSILILGGGLQLAQAYPPSGYDVITTSAQIEVYPDTIGGPTETIPMVGYAVIWRGDPFDDDGVMTINTRMDTLLMRGWSAVSGDSVFVTLDRSIVSTGQITQLTPGIDFPAESFFDVYYIITHGSQPDPLKSSATGGSYKGQLGYDLQNRQAELQSMQPVPDVRLEPLPDNAVEPQGAVKGRQSGVYVQLSGAGAGGGGIYAGQPVDIEIWMNNTSGGNVAGVSNGFRMHSPDGALWTTPTTTLNPDFCALFNLVCSYNEFSVNGSDADTIGIGAAAMTSTGLPPGWDDIAATIATQVDPSEIGKTLCIDSAFFPPSGAWLWSGVGSPAWNGPYCWDIIPPPDTCPYYETAQAASYFWGLPNSWEIPEWGERITPLAGACCTLKTAKVLVYGDVTVGSPDMTVTVYADDGAGLPGAALASVTVPSASLPATFGYAVVDFSAFNLIFCGQDFHIGVQNTGDPALDTLAIISDDGTAGSNRSWAHYQGFYYTILTLFGTGFEFNIGVELCCGAQEPPRGNARMEDEIWQIPPHGRVYQDPRKRPVVDPNTGDTLYWVWHKHRVRDPETGQGTIPTGGWMGIVVGPTPPIPGQEPDETIHLGGTSTLSWESFGEGELFTQLLEMDLTGRSQLFGEAILTLSPQASYGWVYPNSPDEFFPAESFFDVYYQVNFPEIGVAIEPGPATPPHMEAQNGIEAIPPFNTEYADPNWHPVVNVLDSAVIIGWVRPVHWVQPPDSLGACCDTVTGACWITIEERCIGPDDEWQGDGTSCVPNPCPVIPKKDCFDSEGGGTITLDPDDTTCFYGVPLNLTSLLTPTSEVWVEPRPYQNGDTIQTEIVAFELSAVDPVWGTVIVRERADKASTGYIASVVTDGYGGFVSGESFFDVYLEVEVPDYGLLLNTGDSALHLQASITSLPPTNAYFPVPTQPPLKLVEAVSTVHRGWLCHAQHQPTVPHPCDSMRYACCDMVTGACRLTSLADCDGPNEEPNPELTSCVPNPCPQCVTWTPGIDTILFSAFEVELYDPIDSAAPPDTLTAFGAQMIVQRFAPFETAPGIWRMNTKVLQFSGAGTSANPAIGGPFSIDLDPGQYSGGLIEMCDSCDNYWARSEFSIHYRLNTSLPPPQHRYHGLAEMKLPCEAQWNPFPPGGEFTPPYGHRYVDPRKVPVYDADGNLVGYTWKRHKIAREPLGACCDTVEHTCRITSSIQCVGPADEYQGDNVPCHPNPCVCTQWTPGIDTILFSSFEVLYYDGSDTLNPVSALYAFGVQMVVQRGTPYEVAPGIWRMDTDILQFGGNGTSALTGGPFTVGLDPTLQSGGYIQMCDSCNDNWAESFFDLNYEILTSLPWPSNRWRGNAQMILPCEDQWDPFEGGEFNPPNGNSYNDPRKVPIIDENGEVIGYVWKQHNVDDEPLGACCDYATGACRMTSAVRCFGPNEAYMGDGVPCSPNPCICTDWIPGMDTILFSAFEVELFDLVDPSVSLGTVTAFGANMVVMRYNLHEEVPGSGIWKLDTKVLSLTGAGTSALVGGAFTIDLDPNSPDTGFIRMCDSCNDNWAESFFDFDYRVTGPSAMYTGNAQMGLDCDDQWNPFPGGEFAPPYGHRYIDPRKVPIIDEATGDTLGYTMKRHSIDVDSLGACCDTIEHTCHMTTEARCIGPNDEYQGDGIPCDPNPCEPCSTGWNGGIDTIPVHDFEIELYDPSGIVLLTTLYATGQDMIVQRSAPFEVAPGTYRMNTTILEFGGSGDDPVLLGPFEIQLDPTQPSGGYIQMCNWCDDHQAESFFDVYFVITTGLPFPMDVLHGAPAQMHLSCAEGWDPMDGDAFTPPFDRPYNDPRIVPILDNNGQVIGHTRKRHIPRPCCSPPDRPRGDINCDGTPGMDISDLVFLVDYMFTGGPPPCCFEDADVNCDGVIDISDLVWVVDYMFVGGPPPCRCDCLDCLRGGTPSKPGVETMRRWSAHAGSLAVPSSCRTGAAR from the coding sequence ATGTTACGTGCAAAACTATTAATCATACTGTCAATCCTTATACTTGGCGGCGGCCTGCAACTTGCGCAAGCCTACCCGCCATCGGGATATGACGTCATCACAACTTCGGCTCAGATCGAAGTTTACCCGGACACTATCGGAGGACCGACTGAGACAATCCCTATGGTTGGATACGCCGTGATATGGCGCGGGGACCCCTTTGATGATGACGGTGTTATGACCATAAACACTCGCATGGATACTCTGCTGATGCGCGGCTGGAGTGCAGTCAGCGGCGACTCGGTGTTTGTCACGCTGGACCGCAGCATCGTGTCCACGGGGCAGATTACTCAGCTCACGCCCGGGATAGATTTCCCGGCCGAGAGCTTCTTCGACGTGTATTATATAATCACCCATGGTTCGCAACCGGACCCGTTAAAGTCCAGCGCGACCGGCGGCTCCTATAAGGGGCAGTTGGGCTACGATCTTCAGAACCGGCAAGCCGAATTGCAATCGATGCAGCCGGTACCGGATGTCCGACTGGAGCCTCTTCCGGACAATGCCGTCGAGCCGCAGGGTGCCGTCAAGGGTCGTCAAAGTGGCGTCTATGTGCAGTTATCCGGCGCCGGCGCCGGGGGGGGCGGTATATATGCCGGTCAACCGGTTGATATCGAAATCTGGATGAATAACACCAGCGGAGGTAATGTCGCCGGCGTAAGCAACGGTTTTCGGATGCACTCACCGGACGGCGCTCTCTGGACTACACCGACCACAACGCTCAATCCGGACTTTTGTGCGTTGTTTAACCTTGTCTGTAGTTACAACGAGTTCAGCGTCAACGGCAGCGACGCTGACACCATAGGAATCGGGGCAGCCGCGATGACCAGTACCGGCCTCCCACCGGGATGGGATGACATCGCAGCCACCATCGCCACACAGGTCGATCCGTCAGAGATCGGAAAGACCTTGTGTATCGACTCCGCTTTCTTCCCGCCGTCAGGAGCCTGGTTATGGTCTGGCGTCGGTTCCCCGGCTTGGAACGGACCCTACTGCTGGGATATCATCCCGCCGCCGGACACCTGCCCGTACTATGAGACAGCTCAGGCTGCCTCATATTTCTGGGGTTTACCCAACTCGTGGGAAATCCCGGAGTGGGGTGAACGAATCACGCCCTTGGCCGGCGCCTGCTGTACGCTGAAAACTGCGAAGGTTCTGGTCTACGGCGATGTGACCGTCGGCTCGCCCGACATGACGGTTACCGTGTATGCCGATGACGGAGCAGGCTTGCCCGGTGCGGCGCTGGCCTCAGTCACTGTGCCGTCAGCAAGTTTACCGGCAACCTTCGGATATGCGGTCGTTGATTTCTCAGCCTTCAACCTGATATTCTGTGGCCAGGACTTCCATATAGGTGTCCAGAATACGGGCGACCCGGCTCTCGACACGCTCGCTATCATTTCCGACGATGGCACGGCGGGCTCGAATCGATCCTGGGCGCACTATCAGGGTTTCTATTACACTATTTTAACCCTGTTCGGCACCGGCTTCGAGTTCAATATCGGTGTGGAACTCTGTTGCGGAGCGCAGGAGCCGCCCAGAGGGAATGCGCGCATGGAGGATGAGATATGGCAAATCCCGCCGCACGGTCGCGTCTATCAGGACCCGCGAAAGAGGCCGGTTGTCGATCCGAACACCGGCGATACTCTCTATTGGGTCTGGCATAAACACCGTGTTCGGGACCCGGAGACCGGGCAGGGTACCATTCCGACCGGCGGCTGGATGGGAATCGTGGTTGGACCCACACCGCCCATTCCAGGTCAGGAGCCCGATGAAACGATTCATCTGGGCGGCACCAGCACTCTCTCATGGGAGAGCTTTGGCGAGGGAGAGTTATTCACGCAACTGCTTGAGATGGACCTAACCGGTCGCAGCCAGTTGTTTGGTGAGGCTATTCTCACGCTGTCCCCACAAGCTTCCTATGGCTGGGTGTATCCCAATTCACCGGATGAGTTCTTCCCGGCCGAGAGTTTTTTCGATGTTTACTACCAAGTGAATTTCCCGGAGATTGGTGTTGCGATTGAACCGGGGCCGGCTACACCTCCTCACATGGAGGCACAAAACGGTATCGAGGCTATTCCGCCATTCAACACGGAATATGCCGATCCCAACTGGCATCCCGTTGTCAATGTACTGGACTCGGCAGTTATCATCGGATGGGTACGGCCGGTACACTGGGTGCAGCCGCCCGACAGTCTGGGTGCATGCTGTGACACCGTGACCGGCGCTTGTTGGATAACCATCGAAGAACGCTGCATCGGTCCCGACGATGAATGGCAGGGCGACGGTACCAGTTGTGTGCCCAACCCGTGTCCGGTCATTCCGAAGAAAGACTGCTTCGACTCCGAAGGTGGCGGTACTATCACGCTCGATCCCGATGACACTACTTGTTTCTACGGCGTACCGTTGAACCTGACCTCGTTGCTTACTCCGACGTCCGAGGTTTGGGTCGAGCCGCGTCCGTATCAAAACGGCGATACTATCCAGACCGAAATCGTGGCGTTCGAATTGTCGGCTGTCGATCCTGTCTGGGGCACGGTCATAGTTCGTGAGCGCGCCGACAAGGCTTCGACAGGGTATATCGCCAGTGTCGTGACCGACGGCTATGGTGGGTTTGTGTCGGGCGAGAGCTTCTTCGATGTCTACCTCGAAGTCGAAGTGCCGGATTACGGTCTTTTGCTCAACACCGGCGATTCGGCTTTACATTTGCAGGCCAGCATCACCAGTCTGCCCCCGACCAACGCCTACTTCCCGGTGCCGACTCAGCCACCGCTCAAGCTGGTGGAGGCTGTCTCAACCGTTCATCGGGGTTGGCTCTGCCACGCCCAGCACCAACCGACTGTCCCGCATCCGTGCGACAGCATGCGTTACGCCTGCTGCGACATGGTTACCGGTGCTTGTCGTTTGACATCTTTGGCTGATTGCGACGGTCCCAACGAAGAGCCTAATCCTGAACTTACCAGTTGTGTGCCGAACCCGTGTCCGCAGTGCGTGACATGGACACCGGGTATCGATACTATATTGTTTTCAGCTTTCGAGGTTGAGTTGTACGATCCTATCGACTCGGCGGCGCCACCCGATACGCTGACCGCGTTCGGCGCCCAGATGATAGTCCAGCGGTTTGCGCCCTTTGAAACGGCGCCCGGTATCTGGCGAATGAACACCAAGGTGCTTCAGTTCTCCGGAGCAGGTACATCGGCCAATCCGGCAATCGGCGGACCGTTCTCCATCGACTTGGACCCCGGCCAGTACTCCGGTGGTCTGATCGAGATGTGCGACTCCTGCGATAATTACTGGGCGCGGAGTGAGTTCAGTATTCACTACCGCCTTAACACCTCGTTGCCGCCTCCGCAACATAGGTATCACGGACTGGCCGAGATGAAATTGCCGTGCGAAGCTCAGTGGAATCCATTCCCTCCGGGTGGCGAATTCACTCCGCCGTATGGTCACCGCTATGTTGACCCGCGCAAGGTGCCGGTCTATGACGCTGACGGCAATCTGGTCGGCTATACTTGGAAACGGCACAAGATTGCCCGCGAGCCTTTGGGCGCATGCTGCGACACAGTGGAACATACCTGTCGCATTACTTCGTCCATCCAATGCGTCGGTCCCGCCGATGAGTACCAGGGTGACAACGTGCCTTGTCATCCCAACCCCTGCGTGTGCACACAATGGACACCGGGGATTGACACTATTTTGTTCTCATCGTTTGAGGTCTTGTACTACGATGGATCGGATACGCTCAATCCGGTCAGCGCCCTCTACGCCTTCGGCGTGCAGATGGTCGTCCAACGGGGTACACCCTACGAGGTGGCGCCGGGCATCTGGCGGATGGATACCGACATTCTGCAGTTCGGTGGAAACGGTACCAGTGCGCTGACCGGTGGTCCCTTCACGGTCGGTCTCGACCCGACGTTGCAGTCGGGCGGCTATATCCAGATGTGCGATTCCTGCAACGACAACTGGGCGGAGAGTTTCTTCGATCTCAACTATGAGATACTGACGTCGCTACCGTGGCCGAGCAACCGTTGGCGCGGCAACGCCCAGATGATCCTGCCGTGTGAAGATCAGTGGGACCCGTTCGAGGGTGGAGAGTTCAATCCGCCCAACGGCAACTCCTACAACGATCCACGCAAGGTTCCGATCATCGACGAGAACGGTGAAGTCATCGGTTATGTTTGGAAACAGCACAATGTGGACGATGAACCTCTGGGTGCCTGTTGCGACTATGCTACCGGTGCTTGCCGCATGACTTCAGCGGTACGTTGCTTCGGTCCCAATGAGGCATACATGGGCGATGGTGTCCCGTGCTCGCCCAATCCGTGCATCTGCACCGACTGGATACCGGGCATGGATACCATTCTGTTCTCGGCCTTCGAGGTGGAACTCTTCGATCTTGTCGACCCGTCGGTTTCACTGGGTACGGTAACGGCCTTTGGCGCCAACATGGTTGTCATGCGCTACAACCTGCACGAGGAAGTTCCCGGATCGGGTATCTGGAAGCTCGATACCAAGGTGCTCAGTCTGACCGGTGCCGGTACCAGCGCACTGGTGGGTGGAGCCTTTACGATCGACCTTGATCCGAACTCGCCCGATACCGGTTTCATCCGGATGTGCGATTCCTGCAACGACAATTGGGCCGAGAGCTTCTTCGATTTCGATTATCGAGTCACCGGACCCTCGGCGATGTACACCGGAAACGCTCAGATGGGCTTAGACTGCGACGATCAGTGGAATCCGTTCCCAGGTGGAGAGTTCGCGCCTCCTTATGGTCATCGCTATATTGACCCGAGGAAGGTGCCGATCATCGATGAAGCCACCGGTGACACGCTTGGTTATACAATGAAGCGTCACAGTATCGATGTCGATTCGCTGGGTGCATGTTGTGACACCATCGAGCATACTTGCCACATGACCACCGAGGCCCGATGCATCGGTCCCAACGATGAGTATCAGGGCGACGGTATACCGTGCGATCCGAACCCGTGCGAGCCTTGTTCGACTGGTTGGAACGGCGGTATCGATACTATCCCGGTCCATGACTTCGAAATCGAGTTGTACGATCCTTCGGGAATCGTTCTCTTGACAACCCTGTACGCTACCGGTCAGGACATGATCGTCCAGCGTTCGGCGCCGTTTGAAGTTGCGCCGGGCACCTACCGCATGAACACCACTATCCTGGAGTTCGGCGGCTCAGGCGATGACCCGGTATTGCTGGGTCCGTTCGAGATTCAGCTCGATCCCACTCAGCCATCCGGTGGTTATATCCAGATGTGCAACTGGTGCGACGATCACCAGGCCGAGAGCTTCTTCGACGTGTACTTTGTTATCACCACGGGACTTCCTTTCCCGATGGATGTTCTGCACGGTGCTCCGGCGCAGATGCATCTGTCGTGTGCTGAGGGCTGGGACCCGATGGATGGTGATGCCTTCACGCCGCCGTTTGATCGGCCGTACAACGATCCGCGCATTGTACCTATCCTGGATAACAACGGCCAAGTAATCGGACATACGCGCAAGCGGCATATCCCCAGGCCGTGCTGTAGTCCTCCCGACAGGCCGCGTGGTGACATCAACTGCGACGGGACACCGGGTATGGATATTTCCGACCTGGTCTTCCTGGTTGACTACATGTTCACCGGTGGCCCGCCGCCATGTTGCTTTGAGGATGCTGATGTCAATTGCGACGGCGTGATCGATATTAGCGATCTCGTCTGGGTGGTTGACTACATGTTCGTCGGTGGTCCGCCACCCTGCCGTTGCGACTGTCTGGACTGCTTGAGAGGAGGAACGCCGAGCAAACCCGGTGTGGAGACTATGCGTCGCTGGTCTGCCCATGCCGGATCACTGGCAGTGCCGTCAAGCTGTAGAACGGGCGCCGCTCGTTAG